CTTCAGTAAGATGGGTTCTTGATCCTGCAGGTTCATTGATTCCCCCATTCTTCTAGTAGCTCTGCCTCTACATCGTGTCCATCTGCAATTTAGCACTAGTTGCGGTCCTGAACATCCATCTCGTATCCTTTGATTACCCACTCTGTCATATTATTGTTCTTCCCCAGCGTTGTCAGTATTCAATGGATGGAATTATGCTCAGATGCACTTTGCATTGTCGATTTCAGGCGACGGCGATTGGCGCCACATCGGCTACAAAGTTGCACGCCCCGGCGCGTTCGAGATAGCCTCCGTATGTGCTGTTCACCATCATCATCCTCTTTGTGTACTCAACAACTAACTGACAAATGTTATTGAACAACCTCGATGACGGAAAGAATTGTGGTGTCCACATTGTCCAGGATGCGGTGACCGTTGGTCGGGTCGCTGACAAAGCTGACATCGTCCTCCCCATTGCCACAGGTCATTATTTCTCGCAAAATTGCAGTCACTAATTAATTCTCACATGTCCGCTTATCTGAATTTGGTAATAAGCAATCATGCATGGAATGGAATGTATGCTCTGTCAGTTACAGCAACCAGGAACAGATAAATCTTTCACAATTTGATCTTGCATTTCCTGGGCGCGTAAAAAAAATGCAGTTTCTGGCACGCACGCTCGGCTGGAGAAGAAAGACGGGAGGCTGCTGGTGACGGACCTGGGCAGCACCAACGGCACCTACATCAACGAGCGACGCCTCAACCCTGGCTTCGCAATTCCCATTGACCCCGGCAGCCTACTCATCTTTGGTTTGCACCAATGACTCCACCCGATTCAGTAGTTGGACAAGAAAAAATAAGGCTATTGGGTTCTGAACAGTGgaatttgcatttttttttttgcatcgaTCTATTGCAGGTGACATCCACCTGGCGATGTTTCGTGTGAGGAAGATGATAGTTGAGGTGCCCAGCGAGACGGATAAAACCCAACAAGAAACCAAGACCGAGGTAGTATCAGCTGCAGTTGAAGATACTACAAGCTAGCAAGCTCTGATGCGTTCCTAGTGCCCCACTAGCTACTAGTAGAATGTTCGGAATAAAAACCTACACGGTCATGGACTCATGGTGGCCGCGTTATGACAGCTTCAGCAGGAACCAGGAATTATGAAGTAACAAAGGCACCAATTGTCCATAGTCCGAGTTTCATATCATAAACGGAATgtgttagaggagtcaagggactattgggccttagcccattcGGATTAATTAGTCGCTCGCTTAGAGGTcaagtaaacctctctatataaggagaggagatatatcaatctaatcaagcaagagattatAAGAaaatcccttctctcttgccggcccaaaaccctagccaaCATCTCGTGAACAGTACCTGCGGGTACTGTAGTGCAGCAGCCCTCAGCCGcacctctcttcctcctcaatCCCCTCGCCCCAACAGCCACCgtaacatctggtatcagagaTCAGGCCCGATCTTCCCACTCTACTGCCTCTGCTGCGCCGTCCATGTTCCCCaccacggcggccatggctggcCCTTGTTCACCCGCCGCGCCGCTAGTTTTCAACACCGACACTGTCACCACGCCACCGCTGCCTGCGCAGCAGTCTGCGCCGCCCACGGACGCATTGGTGGCGTTGGCGGCGGCAATCTACGGCCTGCAGCGCCAGGTGGACGACTTCTCTGCACGGATGGCGGCCCTAGCACCAGTCGCGTGGCCACCCTTGAAGCCCGTatggtcgccgccgtcgccgcccgtaTGGTCGCCGCCCGTCTGGTTGCCGACCTCGACGCCCGTGTGGTCGCCGCCGTCACCGTCCGTGTGCCCGCCATCCACACCCAGGTGGCCGCCGACGGCAGCCCTTGTGTCGGTTGAGTGCCTGCCGCCTTCCTCCATCGTGGCGACCTCTCACCAGTTGACGCAGCTGGCGGCGGTCAAAGGCACGCCATCACCCTCAGCGCAACCGCCTCTGTCGTTAGATCCGGTTATCCCGGAGGATTTCTTTGCGCCGCAGGTCCCGCAACCAGCTTGCGGGCTCCTGGCTGCCGCGGAGAGAAGCAGTCCGGCACCGTTGTCCTTCCCTCCTGCGCCAATCCCGCCGTTCACCGCCACCAGCCCCGCACCACCGCAACAGCACTGCGCAAGCGCTTTCTTCGGGGGGCGTGAATGGCATCCAGGCATCGGCGACGGtgcggctgcaggctgcagcacgcGGCCTCCTAGCGCGGCGCCGGCTGCAGAAGATGCTCTTGGAGATGCACGAGgcgtgtaacaccccgggtgtctgcacagtaattaattaggtgtctgcacagtaattgtgtaggtttgctttgcatcatgtgcttgatttaCTTAAAaatgatctttttgtaattatgaaaggttatatgtgtaattatgattttatgcaaggtcctttctgcagttgtgttgaataggttgtctAATTATagctttagtggagggtgtttttgcaaaatttcagtgcatttaatgcatggcagccatttttgcttttgagtctagagttgaagtgaatttgctttgaaaaagacaaatttcctagaatttaaaatctcttcaatgattttaattttagctcttgaatctttggtcaaataaatttttgcacaacttcaaagttgtagatcttgaaaatttgaacaactttcatgttgggcacttttccatttgagttttggtttaaaagttatcgttGGTTTACAGATTAGTCCCTGGAAGTTTTGGAAATTTCAAATCGGCCCTTATCaccatctcccacctccctgctctgttctcgccgccgacgccaccgacagcgccgcccgccggcgccttcccggccattccggccattaattcgccgtgcgctggcacccacgtgtcgcggacgacctcctccaccgccctattgcctcgcgctggagcttcccggccgtgccacgcgcgccgccaAGTCCAgaagcgcccgcgccgccgccacctcgccgtcgcggtggagagcccgctgcagtggccgccgtccccttctagcgagcgcccgagccCTACAAATATCCCAGAAACCGATTCCTACCGCTCTTTTGCCCTCTCCTCGCTCTCACaccgcagaacgccgccgccgccccgcttgaaccccggcgagctcaccccgccgcggagccgtctcaccgccgctcctccgcccgctctgacCCCGTAGctagcgccgcctcgcccttgcgcaactcccaggccacttcccctcacccgaaccccaccggagccaccccgccgccgtgctccgagcccgcaagccgccgctcgccgtcgacaccccatctccgaccaccctagcctcgattccaagcacccagaggtgcgccttgaacccgtgaagctcccacacccctccaccctcgccgccggtgagcccctcgccgggaaaccgtcggtcaaacccgcgctccccctctgacccgacccgaggacctcgggtttgaatttgaaaaaccccagggggttatctgcgtaGTCAGTGACTCATAGgaatagtgccttagggactgctttgtaatgtttttcagtgaactttgaaattctagatcaattcgtagaaaattcgtaaaatagaaaatcttgatgttttggaatcctcttgaagagctctatgcagtagaaccataatatgttaggctttagttgcaagtttttgctgtataaatggttttgtgtcactaggtaaataaatactagatgtttagtctttttcttatctaatacttgaaagctggtcttgctctgaaatttttgtggtagtttactcatgttacactagctttgctataaaaatttcatgatcagttctcttgtgtagttatttatttggtttaatccttgtttaatagactttatttatgataaatagtttctgttcttgataaatcctgaatttaTTTCTGAGTGTTCATCTGAAGTATCTTGGCTTGTAtaggaagtttgagcttcattttatggctagaacaggagttaaaattgaatcttgctaaactaatgtttgttttgtttattttctcagaattaattctgtgtagataaaatcatgagaaATTCACAGTAGgtaaatcatccctgtgtagatctcctgttaaaatTTGAGCTTCTGTTTGGCTCTAGTTTGAtatgtataattcaagcttttactaggtgttgcctgcataa
This genomic interval from Panicum virgatum strain AP13 chromosome 8K, P.virgatum_v5, whole genome shotgun sequence contains the following:
- the LOC120646019 gene encoding uncharacterized protein LOC120646019 isoform X1; the protein is MEAAAATTSSLVLFSSPRRSLTSLNTSSSLLRPSCSSCSVPSFKQQHPVCLDVPRLHSSKKKSILRCSSSLADGPSTVGSSVRWVLDPAGDGDWRHIGYKVARPGAFEIASNCGVHIVQDAVTVGRVADKADIVLPIATVSGTHARLEKKDGRLLVTDLGSTNGTYINERRLNPGFAIPIDPGSLLIFGDIHLAMFRVRKMIVEVPSETDKTQQETKTEVVSAAVEDTTS
- the LOC120646019 gene encoding uncharacterized protein LOC120646019 isoform X2, which produces MEAAAATTSSLVLFSSPRRSLTSLNTSSSLLRPSCSSCSVPSFKQQHPVCLDVPRLHSSKKKSILRCSSSLADGPSTVGSSVRWVLDPAGDGDWRHIGYKVARPGAFEIASDAVTVGRVADKADIVLPIATVSGTHARLEKKDGRLLVTDLGSTNGTYINERRLNPGFAIPIDPGSLLIFGDIHLAMFRVRKMIVEVPSETDKTQQETKTEVVSAAVEDTTS